Proteins from a single region of Salinigranum halophilum:
- a CDS encoding ABC transporter permease has product MPLESVAQLPAVVDLPFREGYVSSIIYVSLYVSVIAVALSTLFSIPVAIVMGFTDFPGKQFVKSVINTGMGFPSVVVGLLVLFTVSNRGPLGPLELIFTKEAMIMSQFVLATPPITAISLAAITGVSENVRDAARVLGGTRLDVALVVLKEARYGIATAILAGFGRAISEVGSVLIVGGNITSADGISKTRTLTTAIQLEARQGQYETAMVLGAVLVALVLTINTIVVRVGDTGTMNR; this is encoded by the coding sequence GTGCCGCTCGAATCGGTCGCACAGCTGCCGGCCGTGGTCGACCTCCCGTTCCGGGAGGGCTACGTCTCGAGTATCATCTACGTCTCGCTGTACGTGAGCGTCATCGCCGTCGCGCTGAGTACACTGTTCAGTATCCCGGTCGCCATCGTGATGGGTTTCACCGACTTCCCTGGCAAGCAGTTCGTGAAGTCGGTCATCAACACGGGGATGGGATTTCCGAGCGTCGTCGTCGGCCTGCTCGTGCTGTTCACCGTCTCGAATCGGGGGCCGCTCGGGCCGCTGGAGCTCATCTTCACCAAGGAGGCGATGATCATGTCACAGTTCGTGCTCGCGACGCCGCCCATCACGGCAATCAGCCTCGCCGCTATCACCGGCGTGAGCGAGAACGTCCGCGACGCCGCTCGCGTCCTCGGCGGCACGCGCCTCGACGTGGCGCTCGTCGTCCTCAAGGAGGCACGGTACGGCATCGCGACGGCGATTCTGGCCGGGTTCGGCCGGGCAATCAGCGAGGTCGGGTCGGTCCTCATCGTCGGCGGCAACATCACGAGCGCCGACGGCATCTCGAAGACGCGAACGCTGACGACCGCCATCCAGCTCGAAGCCCGTCAGGGGCAGTACGAGACCGCGATGGTGCTCGGGGCGGTGCTGGTGGCGCTCGTGTTGACCATCAACACCATCGTCGTCCGGGTCGGCGATACGGGGACGATGAACCGATGA